In Fusarium oxysporum f. sp. lycopersici 4287 chromosome 6, whole genome shotgun sequence, a single window of DNA contains:
- a CDS encoding hypothetical protein (At least one base has a quality score < 10), with product MGTGSPTSPLVEDHKSTLSRKSISSSTKSVKPMQRPSKRASSSAATIHRHDHIPHKTGMDGRNKRVWKACERCRMKKTKACFLCDGEFPCRRCKDDSLVCTAGVRKKTKNKQVPSSYAEVLENTQYALITTVHELYSMVRNNQSWDLGEPELDDRGQPVIHNIVQKLGCIRLNKDVDLPVHSVFPKDEARTAKLVREHNDRRKKYKPQTEIIKDANSSACNRTEGASSSELNHSDIEHDYRKAGVCNTDALTLLPQGFTSSVDCDFAPQPPVIGASTLFPSRAPAMSNFPAWSIAQPQHSDLTIQFLQRRNDMMTNMDLLNQGHGNQNSAP from the exons ATGGGGACAGGTAGCCCGACTTCCCCTCTTGTCGAGGACCATAAATCAACCCTCTCGCGAAAGAGTATATCATCAAGTACCAAGTCGGTCAAGCCTATGCAGCGCCCCTCCAAGCGAGCCAGCTCAAGCGCTGCCACAATTCACCGCCACGACCATATCCCACATAAAACTGGCATGGACGGTCGGAATAAGCGTGTGTGGAAGGCTTGTGAACGATGTCGAATGAAGAAGACTAAGGCATGTTTTCTG TGTGACGGTGAGTTCCCATGCAGGCGATGCAAGGACGACAGCCTAGTTTGCACCGCTGGTGTACGAAAGAAGACGAAAAACAAGCAGGTGCCTAGCAG TTACGCCGAGGTTCTCGAGAACACACAATACGCTCTCATTACTACCGTCCATGAGCTTTACTCCATGGTCCGAAATAACCAATCCTGGGACTTGGGTGAGCCCGAACTCGATGACCGCGGCCAACCCGTGATCCACAACATCGTCCAGAAGCTCGGCTGCATCCGCCTGAACAAAGATGTCGACCTTCCCGTGCACTCAGTATTCCCTAAGGATGAAGCCCGAACAGCTAAGCTAGTGCGAGAGCACAACGATCGACGAAAGAAATACAAACCTCAAACGGAGATTATCAAGGACGCGAATTCTTCCGCGTGCAACCGAACCGAGGGAGCGTCATCATCGGAGCTCAATCACTCCGACATTGAGCACGATTACCGAAAGGCCGGCGTTTGTAACACTGATGCCTTGACCCTCTTACCACAGGGCTTCACAAGCAGCGTCGATTGCGATTTTGCTCCTCAACCACCCGTGATTGGCGCTTCGACTCTATTCCCCTCGCGAGCCCCCGCGATGAGCAACTTCCCCGCTTGGTCTATCGCCCAGCCCCAGCATAGCGACCTCACCATACAATTCTTACAACGACGAAACGACATGATGACGAACATGGATCTGTTGAATCAGGGTCATGGGAATCAGAATTCGGCACCATGA
- a CDS encoding oxidoreductase — protein MAICNKPAAGVSFFTPAQQPPAGSATKRDSAPTLFKPLRIRGIELHNRIGVSPMGMYSTSQDGCATDFHLVHLGQFALKGAAAVFFGGE, from the exons ATGGCCATCTGCAACAAACCCGCCGCTGGCGTCTCCTTCTTTACCCCAGCTCAACAGCCACCCGCTGGCTCTGCGACCAAGAGGGACTCGGCCCCAACTCTCTTCAAACCCCTACGCATCCGCGGTATCGAGCTTCATAACCGCATTGGAGTCTCTCCTATGGGCATGTACTCAACGAGCCAAGATGGCTGCGCAACAGACTTCCATCTCGTTCATTTAGGCCAATTCGCACTCAAAGGTGCTGCTGCGGTTTTCTTCG GTGGAGAGTAA
- a CDS encoding lysophospholipase, which translates to MASPATWLELRGNNTISALKDVLTRAKIGDIDTNAYANGIVRNGSALPRIGIAISGGGYRAIMNGAGAIAAFDNRTHGFHGRPSGRYSPGYNVP; encoded by the exons ATGGCCTCGCCTGCCA CATGGCTAGAGCTTCGTGGCAATAACACCATCTCAGCGTTAAAGGACGTCCTTACCCGAGCCAAGATTGGCGATATAGACACTAACGCGTATGCGAATGGCATCGTGAGGAATGGCAGCGCGTTGCCACGAATCGGTATTGCCATCTCGGGCGGAGGTTATAGAGCCATTATGAATGGGGCTGGTGCCATTGCCGCTTTCGATAATCGAACCCATGGGTTCCACGGACGGCCATCTGGGCGGTATTCTCCAGGCTACAACGTACCTTAG
- a CDS encoding hypothetical protein (At least one base has a quality score < 10) — protein sequence MFIWEAMSIPQTIAYNNSGTKALQCPHPECPVVSTSPEDLWLHLADIHSTSGKPIKKHKTLDEDGLSGDTMSSPFERHCAQSSIDRQVKPVLYGSCSHLTFVNWVSSESLPISGGLVKDDFSSLSELTENEKIGHENDGGSRSDVQSSPSSTSFPYMLSSTQGNDKSLHPHLRSNPAISSGQDKEAGQQPPQDVTALSGTHDLATSSSTGIESVPQRGGTSYPSLLSPYSIDDMADSKHLSSNEASGLLQPASIVKADTSRAQLDESNDDNFGNAYEASKRLQFILSTSENSDIVDPQLYIDQNCEEDLRTKDGYASSSRQNRVSASEIGQPTALDPGGVMWEVDQLLVKWKQGRLILHLMKWQGFLDDANAWEKRKDISID from the exons ATGTTCATCTGGGAAGCCATGAGTATTCCGCAAACCATCGCTTACAACAATTCTGGGACCAAAGCG TTACAGTGTCCGCACCCAGAATGTCCGGTAGTATCAACGTCCCCTGAGGATCTGTGGCTACACTTAGCGGACATTCATAGCACTTCTGGGAAGCCCATAAAGAAGCACAAAACACTCGATGAAGACGGCCTAAGCGGTGACACGATGTCCTCGCCCTTCGAGCGACACTGTGCCCAATCCTCAATTGACAGACAGGTGAAGCCGGTACTCTACGGAAGTTGCAGTCACCTTACGTTTGTTAATTGGGTGTCATCTGAGAGTCTACCAATAAGTGGCGGTCTCGTGAAGGACGATTTTTCGTCTTTATCGGAACTTACCGAGAATGAGAAGATCGGGCATGAAAATGACGGGGGGTCTCGCTCAGATGTCCAATCCTCGCCGTCTTCAACCAGCTTTCCCTACATGCTCTCATCAACTCAAGGGAATGATAAAAGTCTACATCCTCACTTGCGGAGTAACCCGGCGATCAGTTCTGGTCAAGACAAAGAGGCAGGCCAACAACCACCTCAAGACGTCACAGCCTTGTCAGGAACACATGATTTGGCTACATCATCTTCCACTGGGATTGAATCAGTTCCTCAAAGGGGCGGTACTTCATACCCTTCTCTGCTATCTCCTTATAGCATTGACGACATGGCCGACTCTAAGCATCTTAGTTCCAACGAGGCATCAGGCCTCCTGCAGCCTGCCTCGATTGTCAAAGCGGACACATCAAGAGCTCAACTTGACGAAAGCAACGACGATAACTTCGGCAATGCATACGAAGCAAGTAAAAGGCTTCAATTCATTCTGTCGACCTCAGAGAACTCAGATATCGTCGATCCACAGCTTTACATTGACCAGAACTGCGAGGAAGATCTGAGGACTAAAGATGGATATGCGTCTTCATCGCGCCAGAACAGGGTCTCAGCTAGTGAGATTGGCCAACCTACAGCATTAGACCCCGGTGGAGTTATGTGGGAAGTGGATCAATTATTGGTTAAGTGGAAGCAAGGAAGGCTGATTCTGCATCTTATGAAATGGCAAGGCTTTCTAGACGACGCAAATGCGtgggagaagagaaaggataTTAGCATTGATTAG